A single window of Synechococcus sp. CBW1004 DNA harbors:
- a CDS encoding UDP-glucuronic acid decarboxylase family protein: MVRRNLITGGAGFLGSHLCDRLMQAGEEVICLDNYFTGRKDNIRQWIGHPRFELIRHDVTEPIRLEVDRIWHLACPASPVHYQFNPIKTAKTSFLGTYNMLGLARRVKARLLLASTSEVYGDPEVHPQPESYRGCVNTIGIRSCYDEGKRIAETLCFDYQRMHGTEIRVMRIFNTYGPRMLPDDGRVVSNFIVQALRGEPLTLYGDGSQTRSFCYVDDLIEGMIRLMNGSHAGPINIGNPGEFTIRQLAERVRDRIDPSLELIHHPLPQDDPLQRQPLIDLARRELGWEPTVTLEQGLEPTIAWFRERLAEDG, encoded by the coding sequence ATGGTGCGGCGCAATCTGATCACCGGCGGTGCCGGTTTCCTCGGCTCCCATCTCTGCGACCGCCTGATGCAGGCCGGTGAGGAGGTGATCTGCCTCGACAACTATTTCACCGGCCGCAAGGACAACATCCGTCAGTGGATCGGCCACCCGCGTTTCGAGCTGATCCGCCATGACGTCACCGAACCGATCCGGCTGGAGGTGGACCGCATCTGGCATCTGGCCTGCCCCGCCTCGCCGGTGCACTACCAGTTCAATCCGATCAAGACCGCCAAGACCAGCTTTCTGGGTACCTACAACATGCTCGGCCTGGCCCGGCGGGTGAAAGCGCGGCTGCTGCTGGCCAGCACCAGCGAGGTCTATGGCGATCCGGAGGTGCATCCCCAGCCGGAGAGCTATCGCGGCTGTGTGAACACGATCGGCATTCGTAGCTGCTACGACGAGGGCAAGCGCATCGCTGAAACGCTGTGTTTCGACTACCAGCGCATGCACGGCACCGAGATCCGGGTGATGCGCATCTTCAACACCTATGGGCCGCGCATGCTCCCCGATGACGGCCGGGTGGTGAGCAATTTCATCGTGCAGGCCCTGCGTGGGGAGCCGCTCACCCTCTACGGCGACGGCAGCCAGACGCGTTCGTTCTGTTATGTCGATGATCTGATCGAGGGCATGATCAGGCTGATGAACGGCTCGCATGCCGGCCCGATCAACATCGGCAATCCCGGTGAATTCACCATCCGCCAGCTGGCCGAACGTGTGCGCGATCGCATCGATCCCTCCCTGGAGCTGATCCACCATCCCCTGCCCCAAGATGACCCGCTCCAGCGCCAGCCCCTGATCGATCTGGCCCGGCGGGAGCTGGGCTGGGAGCCGACGGTGACCCTGGAGCAGGGCCTGGAGCCCACCATCGCCTGGTTCCGCGAGCGGCTGGCGGAGGACGGCTGA
- a CDS encoding glycosyltransferase — protein sequence MAVPIPIFIGYDPHERAAVNVLADSLVQHSSRPLAITPIVARQLTDVFNRERNPRQSTEFSFSRFLVPWLQQYQGWAVFMDCDMLCRGDIAELWELRDERHALMCVQHEHVPRESVKFLGAEQTTYARKNWSSLMLFNCSRCTALTPDYVNSASGLQLHRLEWLSPEESIGALPLGRWNHLIDVEAPREAPAADGGPALVHWTLGGPWFREYRLAGGVLAAEWLAARDEAMRLWS from the coding sequence ATGGCTGTCCCGATTCCGATCTTCATCGGCTACGACCCCCACGAGCGGGCCGCCGTCAATGTGCTCGCCGACAGCCTCGTGCAGCACAGCAGCAGGCCGCTGGCGATCACGCCGATCGTGGCCCGTCAGCTGACGGATGTGTTCAACCGCGAGCGCAACCCACGTCAGAGCACCGAGTTCTCCTTCAGTCGCTTTCTGGTGCCCTGGCTGCAGCAGTACCAGGGTTGGGCCGTCTTCATGGACTGCGACATGCTCTGCCGCGGCGACATCGCCGAACTGTGGGAGCTGCGCGATGAGCGCCATGCCCTGATGTGCGTCCAGCACGAGCATGTGCCGCGCGAGAGCGTGAAGTTCCTGGGGGCTGAGCAGACCACCTACGCCCGCAAGAACTGGAGCTCGCTGATGCTGTTCAACTGCAGTCGCTGCACGGCGCTCACCCCCGACTACGTGAACAGCGCCAGTGGCCTGCAGCTGCATCGCCTCGAATGGCTGTCGCCCGAGGAGAGCATCGGGGCGCTGCCCCTCGGCCGCTGGAACCACCTGATCGATGTGGAGGCACCCCGCGAGGCCCCTGCCGCCGACGGCGGGCCGGCACTCGTCCACTGGACCCTGGGAGGCCCCTGGTTCCGGGAGTACAGGCTGGCGGGTGGGGTGCTGGCCGCGGAATGGCTGGCGGCCCGCGACGAGGCGATGCGCCTGTGGAGCTAG
- a CDS encoding thioredoxin family protein: MSLLKFSSEDCGTCHRMSHYDAKVAEELGLAFVSVMLQDTETYRRYRKVLLTQYPNKEGMGWPTYLIVRDVEASFVIHGEVKGGMPKGDFRQRLQELLEALDSEA; this comes from the coding sequence CTGTCGCTGCTCAAGTTCAGCTCCGAGGACTGCGGCACCTGCCATCGCATGAGCCACTACGACGCCAAGGTGGCCGAGGAGCTCGGGCTCGCGTTCGTCAGCGTCATGCTGCAGGACACCGAGACCTACCGGCGCTACCGCAAGGTGCTGCTCACCCAGTACCCCAACAAGGAGGGAATGGGCTGGCCCACGTATCTGATCGTCCGCGATGTCGAGGCCAGCTTCGTGATCCACGGCGAGGTCAAGGGCGGCATGCCCAAGGGAGATTTTCGCCAGCGCCTGCAGGAGCTGCTGGAAGCCCTCGACAGCGAGGCCTGA
- a CDS encoding CCA tRNA nucleotidyltransferase yields the protein MLPGLSAPLVALLAQAAAPDRVALVGGAVRDLLRHRLHNDPWTGLPDLDLVVEGGHYVVEPPPAADAGSPVGAGAPSASAEPDRDATPSGCAAQGDGEAPAAAGLPAAHRLARRLRRSLEPGAVPFYQEHAAYGTVELEVLLPDGPLLLDVATARRETYPEPARNPCVCFARLEDDLARRDFTINAMALVLGGAGAEHRATGVPAGLLDPYGGRDDLGHRLLRFLHARSVRDDPTRVLRGARYAARMGFDLAPDSQAQLTDTLAAWPWPWQPGDPPGAAPPALGTRLRMELELLLEREAWPRGLAALQRWGALVLLDGSLQADRHWHRRLRWASRAGLPLLPALLTAAADPVALAERLQLPHRQHRLLVGFVALRRRLLELAGQGDGQGPLWPDWRADQWSALLEEPGHGPEAVALALAAAVGPRRPLLRWWLRWRHLHGTLTAAALLAEGLRPGPELGARLRRSRCERLALERC from the coding sequence GTGCTGCCGGGCCTGTCGGCCCCGCTGGTGGCGCTGCTGGCCCAGGCGGCCGCTCCGGATCGAGTGGCCCTGGTGGGGGGTGCCGTGCGGGACCTGCTGCGCCACCGTCTGCACAACGACCCCTGGACGGGATTGCCGGATCTGGACCTGGTGGTGGAGGGAGGTCATTACGTTGTCGAGCCCCCACCGGCCGCTGATGCCGGCTCGCCGGTGGGAGCAGGGGCACCCTCAGCGTCGGCAGAGCCGGACCGCGACGCAACCCCCTCCGGTTGTGCCGCGCAAGGGGACGGCGAGGCACCGGCCGCAGCGGGGCTTCCCGCCGCCCATCGGCTGGCCCGTCGCCTGCGCCGTTCGCTGGAGCCCGGAGCTGTTCCCTTCTATCAGGAGCATGCCGCCTACGGCACCGTGGAGCTGGAGGTGCTCCTCCCGGATGGGCCGCTGCTGCTGGATGTGGCGACCGCCCGCCGCGAGACCTACCCCGAGCCCGCCCGCAACCCGTGTGTCTGTTTCGCCCGGCTGGAGGATGACCTGGCCCGCCGCGACTTCACGATCAATGCGATGGCGCTGGTGCTGGGTGGTGCGGGCGCGGAGCACCGCGCGACCGGCGTTCCCGCCGGGCTGCTCGATCCCTACGGGGGTCGCGACGACCTGGGACACCGTCTGCTGCGCTTCCTGCATGCGCGCAGCGTGCGGGATGACCCCACCCGCGTGCTGCGGGGTGCCCGCTACGCCGCACGCATGGGCTTCGATCTGGCCCCTGACAGCCAGGCGCAGCTGACAGACACCCTGGCGGCGTGGCCCTGGCCGTGGCAGCCGGGCGACCCCCCCGGCGCGGCTCCTCCGGCCCTGGGCACGCGGCTGCGGATGGAGCTGGAACTGCTGCTGGAGCGTGAGGCCTGGCCGCGGGGACTCGCCGCTCTGCAGCGCTGGGGCGCCCTGGTGCTGCTGGATGGGTCCCTGCAGGCGGACCGGCACTGGCATCGCCGGCTGCGCTGGGCGTCGCGGGCCGGGCTGCCGCTGCTCCCAGCCCTGCTGACGGCGGCGGCCGATCCCGTGGCCCTGGCCGAGCGGCTGCAGCTCCCCCACCGGCAGCACCGGCTGCTGGTGGGCTTCGTGGCACTCCGCCGTCGCCTGCTGGAGCTGGCGGGGCAGGGCGATGGACAGGGGCCCCTCTGGCCGGACTGGCGGGCGGATCAGTGGTCGGCCCTGCTCGAGGAGCCCGGCCATGGCCCCGAAGCGGTGGCCCTGGCCCTGGCCGCGGCCGTCGGCCCGCGCCGGCCGCTGCTGCGCTGGTGGCTGCGCTGGCGCCATCTGCACGGGACGCTCACGGCGGCGGCGTTGCTGGCCGAGGGGCTGCGGCCCGGTCCGGAGCTGGGGGCGCGGTTACGGCGCTCCCGTTGTGAGCGGCTGGCGCTTGAACGGTGCTGA
- a CDS encoding SIS domain-containing protein, which translates to MSALTRCLIEEAAAIAATAQRLDSDQVEAALGLLDQCVERRAKLVITGVGKSGIVARKIAATFSSIGLMAIYLNPLDALHGDLGVVAPDDVTLLLSNSGETQELLEILPHLRRRGTRRIALVGRVESSLARGCEVVLDGSVDREVCPLNLAPTASTAVAMAIGDALAAVWMERRGISPQDFALNHPAGSLGKQLTLTAADLMVPVARLAPLSPLTPLAEVISHLTVDGVGACWVARDGDPERIQGLITDGDLRRALLHHGPREWDRLIAAELMTADPITITGDTLAIEALKQMERNRRKAIAVLPVVSEDTRMLGLLRLHDLVQAGLASG; encoded by the coding sequence TTGTCCGCCCTCACCCGCTGCCTGATCGAGGAGGCCGCTGCGATCGCCGCCACCGCCCAGCGCCTGGACAGCGATCAGGTGGAAGCCGCTCTGGGCCTGCTGGATCAGTGCGTCGAACGACGCGCCAAGCTGGTGATCACCGGGGTGGGCAAGAGCGGCATCGTCGCCCGCAAGATCGCCGCCACCTTTTCCTCGATCGGCCTGATGGCGATCTATCTCAATCCCCTCGACGCCCTGCATGGCGACCTGGGCGTGGTGGCCCCCGACGATGTGACGCTGCTGCTCTCGAACAGCGGCGAAACCCAGGAGCTGCTGGAGATCCTGCCCCACCTGCGCCGCCGCGGCACGCGCCGCATCGCCCTGGTGGGCCGGGTGGAGTCGAGCCTGGCGCGCGGCTGCGAGGTGGTGCTCGACGGCTCGGTGGACCGGGAGGTCTGTCCGCTCAACCTCGCCCCCACGGCCAGCACGGCGGTGGCGATGGCCATCGGCGACGCCCTGGCGGCGGTGTGGATGGAGCGGCGGGGGATCTCCCCGCAGGACTTCGCCCTCAATCACCCGGCCGGCTCCCTGGGCAAGCAGCTCACCCTCACGGCCGCCGATCTGATGGTGCCCGTGGCGCGGCTGGCCCCGCTCTCACCGCTCACCCCTCTGGCGGAGGTGATCAGCCATCTCACCGTCGACGGCGTCGGCGCCTGCTGGGTGGCCCGCGACGGGGACCCGGAGCGGATTCAGGGCCTGATCACCGACGGCGACCTGCGCCGGGCGCTGCTGCACCACGGTCCCCGGGAGTGGGACCGGCTGATCGCCGCCGAGCTGATGACGGCGGATCCGATCACGATCACGGGCGACACGCTGGCGATCGAGGCGCTGAAGCAGATGGAGCGCAATCGCCGCAAGGCGATCGCGGTGCTGCCGGTGGTCTCGGAGGACACCCGCATGCTGGGCCTGCTGCGGCTGCACGACCTGGTGCAGGCGGGTCTGGCCAGCGGCTAG
- a CDS encoding nucleotide sugar dehydrogenase, whose protein sequence is MAVIADRCPDVQVTVVDLNAERVAAWNDTDLTRLPVYEPGLDLVVGRARGRNLHFSTAVEAAIAAADMVFLSVNTPTKQRGVGAGQASDLRWIEASARQVAAAATGHTIVVEKSTLPVRTAEAVKAILDAAQGDAGSGKTFSVLSNPEFLAEGTAIADLERPDRVLIGGEDGDAIEALASIYGQWVPPERILRTNLWSSELSKLTANAFLAQRISSINSIAALCEVTGADVREVARAIGSDSRIGSRFLQAGPGFGGSCFQKDILNLVYLCRHFGLEDVAAYWQQVVDLNIWQQRRLSRKVVQSLFGTVTGKRLAVLGFAFKADTNDTRESPAIRICRDLLEEGACLAIVDPKVESRQISEDLGCPPLAAESPGEGGWLPADDPVAAARGADAVLILTEWSAYRQLDWPGIAAVMRRPAWLFDARAVADAAAARAAGLRVWRVGEG, encoded by the coding sequence ATGGCGGTGATCGCTGACCGCTGCCCCGACGTGCAGGTGACGGTGGTGGATCTCAACGCCGAGCGCGTCGCCGCCTGGAACGACACCGATCTCACCCGCTTGCCGGTGTACGAGCCGGGGCTCGACCTGGTGGTGGGCCGCGCCCGGGGACGCAACCTGCACTTCAGCACCGCGGTGGAGGCGGCGATCGCCGCGGCCGACATGGTGTTCCTGTCGGTGAACACCCCCACCAAGCAGCGGGGCGTGGGGGCTGGCCAGGCCAGCGATCTGCGCTGGATCGAGGCCTCCGCCCGCCAGGTCGCGGCCGCGGCCACGGGGCACACGATCGTGGTGGAGAAGAGCACCCTGCCGGTGCGCACCGCCGAGGCGGTGAAGGCGATCCTCGATGCTGCCCAGGGCGATGCCGGCTCCGGCAAGACCTTCTCGGTGCTCTCCAACCCCGAATTCCTGGCCGAGGGCACGGCGATCGCGGACCTGGAGCGGCCTGACCGGGTGCTGATCGGGGGTGAAGACGGTGACGCCATCGAGGCCCTGGCTTCCATCTATGGCCAGTGGGTGCCACCGGAGCGCATCCTGCGCACCAATCTCTGGAGCAGTGAGCTCTCCAAGCTCACCGCCAATGCGTTTCTGGCGCAGCGCATCTCCTCGATCAACAGCATCGCCGCCCTCTGTGAGGTGACGGGGGCCGATGTGCGCGAAGTGGCCCGGGCGATCGGCAGCGACAGCCGCATCGGCTCCAGGTTCCTGCAGGCGGGACCCGGATTCGGTGGCAGCTGTTTCCAGAAGGACATCCTCAATCTGGTGTACCTGTGCCGCCATTTCGGCCTCGAGGACGTCGCCGCCTACTGGCAGCAGGTGGTGGATCTGAACATCTGGCAGCAGCGGCGCCTGTCCCGCAAGGTGGTGCAGAGTCTGTTCGGCACCGTCACCGGCAAGCGTTTGGCGGTGCTGGGCTTCGCCTTCAAGGCCGATACCAACGACACGCGTGAGTCGCCCGCCATCCGCATCTGCCGCGATCTGCTGGAGGAGGGGGCCTGTCTGGCGATCGTCGATCCCAAGGTGGAATCGCGTCAGATCTCGGAGGATCTGGGCTGCCCGCCCCTCGCGGCGGAGTCCCCTGGCGAGGGCGGCTGGCTGCCGGCTGACGATCCCGTCGCGGCTGCGCGCGGGGCGGATGCGGTGCTCATCCTCACGGAATGGTCGGCCTACCGCCAGCTCGACTGGCCGGGGATCGCGGCGGTGATGCGTCGCCCGGCCTGGCTGTTCGATGCCCGCGCCGTGGCTGATGCCGCGGCGGCCCGTGCGGCCGGCCTGCGGGTCTGGCGGGTGGGGGAAGGCTGA
- the kdsB gene encoding 3-deoxy-manno-octulosonate cytidylyltransferase, whose translation MVESASGREPAGADDLRFVVAVPARLESSRLPGKVMADIGGRPMLQRVLERCGRARSPRAVVLCTDSPELIEAAAGWGFPALLTSAACASGSERIASVVEDMVDLAGAPHERTVILNVQGDQPFIDPAVIDAMAGEFLRRGEGAEVLTPVYRMGADKVHNPNVVKTLVSADGRALYFSRSAIPHVRGIEPEDWHAHVPFWGHVGIYGYRASVLARWGQLPHSPLEEIEKLEQLRLLEAGIGIGTFTVEGESLSVDTAEQLEQARAIAAAGDD comes from the coding sequence ATGGTGGAGTCGGCGTCAGGTCGTGAGCCCGCGGGGGCCGACGATCTGCGGTTCGTGGTGGCGGTGCCCGCTCGGCTCGAATCCTCGCGCCTGCCCGGCAAGGTGATGGCCGACATCGGCGGCCGGCCGATGCTGCAGCGTGTGCTCGAGCGCTGCGGCCGCGCCCGCAGCCCCCGGGCCGTGGTGCTCTGCACCGACAGCCCCGAACTGATCGAGGCGGCCGCCGGCTGGGGCTTCCCCGCCCTGCTCACCAGCGCCGCCTGTGCCTCCGGCAGTGAGCGCATCGCCTCGGTGGTGGAGGACATGGTGGATCTGGCCGGGGCGCCGCATGAGCGCACCGTGATCCTCAACGTGCAGGGGGATCAGCCCTTCATCGATCCGGCCGTGATCGATGCGATGGCGGGCGAGTTCCTGCGCCGCGGCGAGGGGGCCGAGGTGCTCACCCCCGTCTACCGGATGGGGGCCGACAAGGTGCACAACCCCAACGTGGTCAAGACCCTGGTGTCGGCCGACGGGAGGGCCCTGTACTTCTCCCGTTCCGCCATCCCGCATGTCCGCGGCATCGAGCCGGAGGACTGGCATGCCCATGTGCCGTTCTGGGGCCATGTGGGCATCTACGGCTACCGGGCCAGCGTGCTGGCGCGCTGGGGCCAGCTGCCCCATTCACCGCTGGAGGAGATCGAGAAGCTCGAGCAGCTGCGCCTGCTGGAAGCCGGCATCGGCATCGGCACCTTCACCGTCGAGGGTGAATCGCTGTCGGTGGATACCGCCGAACAGCTGGAGCAGGCCCGCGCCATCGCCGCCGCCGGAGACGACTGA